aaaacaGAGATGCAACAACTGGTTGGTTTTCTTGCGGACTCAGCGGAGCAAACTCGGTCAGTTTTGTTGGTGAGTTCATATTCttattcatcatttttaatcaactgTCTCTATcattttacagaaaaaaatataaatataaacatatacatatatatatttacagaataataaataaagttgttAAATATGACAACTGTCTCACGAAACGAAAAGTTTTTACTTTGACAACTGGATCAGCTGATTTGTTTATTTCTGCGCATAAAATCGACGCACTGGActttgatgataatgatgatgatggcaAAGCAGAAAAACTACAGTAACCCAAGTCAATACCACAATACAAGTTAATTAGAGGTTGGTGTTAGTAAAAGTACAGTTTATAATATACTTACATCTCAATacacaataatatttaaattatatacatatactacttaaagattttatttttatttatttatatatatagagatgAATATACAGTGTAATTTCTCCAGTAACAAATCACTCTCAACTTGACATTacgactagaaaaaaaaaaaaacaaaaaaaaaacaaaaggtTGATAAATCTAAACAACCGGCtcgtttatatataaaatggaGACCATTGAAAgtaatatattaagttttgtaaaaatagTTTGTCCGCCAGCTGAAGAATTaagtgtaattataaataatgtgaGGTGTAACCAGTGTGGGCTGGTATTTCAAAATGAGTCGCGTTTTCGTCTCCATGATTTAAAAGTTCATCAACGTAAAAATTTAGACAAAATTGTAAAAGATTCAATAAAGTATCATTGCCCTGAAGTATCATGTATTTATTCACCTACTTCTCAAAGATATTTTACTACCATGAAGTATTTAAAAcaggtaaaataataataataataattattaacatttttgtttgattaaacttttaaattaaattccagCACTATCTTAAAGTCCATGCTGCTAAAACATTTTCATGCACACAGTGTGATAAAAGTTTTTCAACAGAAGCTGCCAAGGCCGCACATATTAGAGTATGTGGTTTAGAATTTATCTGcagttgttttaaaaattttacgacaTACGAAGCTCTTTTAACTCATGCCAAAAGACACTCGCatttatttgatgaaaaatacaaaaatttgctCAAGTTAGTTGCcgatgatttatttattttttttttttttaatttttttatgataaataaaattttgattatagaCGAGCTTCCACGAAGAATCTTCCAGCTGTCCAACTAAGTAAAATGGTGCAGAAAAAATTGCCAGTCTACATACGCCCATATCAAGAGAGTAATCAGGTTATCCAGGAGTCAAAGGGGACAAAGGACACGCGGGACATGGCAATTCAGACGGatgattttaaaaagattaaaCGAACATTGAGTCCTTCCAAGGCGAACAAACGACGTGAGTCCCGACAAACACAGACCAACAGTCTGATGAAGGAAAAACGTAACAGGAAAACTGTTGAGACACAAACATCTGCAGCTAGTGTTCGAGAGCTCAAAAAATTAAGCACAAATAAAAAGCTAAATCTTCCAAAGAAAGACtcgcaattaaataataataataataataataataatacatttaCGAATGATGATTTATTCTCTGAAAGTCCATTGCCACTGGATGGGATGCAAGACTTGTGGCAAGTCAGGAGTCTGGGGACtaaaattcaagataaaaatattattgatgatttatatgataacgtaacACAGACTGATATGTTGCCATACTACCAAGAAGATAGTATTAACcagattaatattaaaaattcacttttcTCAGCTGCGACCCGAATTTCTAGGTCAGATCCCATGCTGACTGAAGAAACTTTGAATGATAGATTTAGTAGTATTGAGACTCAAACTGACAGACCGTACTTTGATTCGATTTTTGATTCGGACCCTCCAAACTACTCTCGCACTTACGCGCTCAGTTCCAACAACGAAACTCAAACAACTCAAGAATTCGATGACATGAAGAATCTTCTGTACAGCAATATGTGCACTCAGACGTGCTACGACAATACTAGTCATACTGAAACTCAAACTGATCTTCTTAATATATTTGatgaattacaataataaaaataatagtaaatgagaagaatatttataattttatttgtattaaatttttttaatatacagaCTAAAAAGCACCACAAGCATATACGcggtaaaaattatatttgacGTTTAATATGTTGTTGTATCAGTAACAAATTTATCGTCTCTTTTAAAATAACCATCTCATCAATATCTTAatgtatattttcttaaaaatattgtttttttgtataataatgCTAGCATCGATTATCTgtgtacatatttatatatatattataataataataataataataataaactataaaCTATAGAAATCGTTCACAGAACGAGAatatacttattaattaaaattgtataaatatatattagaaaATCATACGctctattattatcattattattatttatgtacaaaagtattatatatatatatatcttaataataaattaagtgtttagaatatttaaaacCGTTGTTTTAATtgagggaaaaaaataatgtaaagcTATTGATGAACATAAGACTAAATTATAATGCCGGTCCGGCGGCGTTGTCTTCATCAAAGTCCGGTAGCAGATCTTTGGTTCGGTCCTCTATCCTGTCAAAATTTTCCAGTGTCGAagctattatttttaaattatctactccggACATTAGTtgcctaaaaataattatcattggtTAAAATATacctataaataatatttaagaataataatttacctAAGATAAGATTCGGCAGATGAAGCGGCTTCCTTTAAATCTCCAgctaatcttaaaatttttttatcaccatCAATTGATCTGGAACTACATCCTACACCCATAgcactttttaattctctgtTTTCTATTCTCAGTACTGAAATTTCTgtctgtaaataaatatataacgtaaataacaatatatatatagggtaagagcaccagtacccagccacctcatgttaaattatatctatatatattttgagccaaTGTTTAAGTATATGACTGGCTGGCTACTGGTTAGGGGATGGGTACTGGTGCTCGTAccctatattttattaaaaataaaattatataatttaaataaaaaatattaaccgTTAGCTCTTTTATTTGTTGTTTTAATGTTGTGACAGCACTTTCTGCATTAACAGCTCTtctctataaataaaaatatataaatatattaataaatttatcagaaaaaataaaaaaataaaacataccGTACTAcgttttaaattatcttcaacTTGTTCCATAGCTTTTTCCAAATGCGCAGTTTCTTCATAATCAACAGCTCGTCTAGATGCTAATTCTGCTTCTAGCAATTGAAtccttgtatttttttcactattttgtCTACGCGCTATCTCGAGATTGTGTCTCAGCATTTCTACTTCTAAATGGAGAGGAGGATGTGAAGATtcactattatttattgtagcAGCATTGTCTGGCTGAGGAACAACAACTCTATTTCTTATGGGTccgtcatttaaaaaatctggtAATGACTTGGGAATAATTCCATTGTCTCCTCCAGGTGAATGAATAGcttcatttgaatttattatctcaatattatttaaatcagaaGGTCCTGCAAATGGTAAATCAagtggaaaatttatttgttctcGTACTCCTTCACCAGAAGACGATCCATGTAATCCGTGTAATCCATGTGATCCATGATTAAATGTGCGATAATTACAAGTTGTATCTAAATCTGAACGATTTCGTTTATCAACATTTCCTGTTGTCAAATCAAATGGTAAATTCCCAGTATTATTATCATgctttattatttcatttcgATGTCGCAATGGCCGTGACTCAACACTGTTTAATGCAAAATCTGGTAAATTATCAATGTCAGATATCATCTGAGTACCAGAAGCCGCATCTTGATGATTAAGATAACACTGTTCAATAACCAAATGATCCTGAACAAAATCCGGCAATTCTGTAGGATTTCTAGCATAAATACCATCAGTTTCAGTATCAGCAACAGTATCAGCTATCACTGAATTTACAGTCGTATTTAACCGGCTAGTATAAACTTTTGGTCTCGCACCAGCATGCTGATAACTAGAAGATGAGGAAGaatcttttttcaaaaaatgctTGAAACTAAATGGATTTTCTTCTTTCTTCGGCATATCttctgtaattatttataattatcaaaaataattaaaaacaaccATTTTGTCAACAAACCTGTCAGATTTTTAACTCGGAAGCTATTGATTCCAGATTTTTCTCCGACTCTTAATTTATCCAACTCTTCTAACGAGGATGACGAGGAGGAGGACGACGACGACAAGCCTCCTTTATTATTTTGCATActcagtataataataataataataaaaaacaataacctttaattttatttatttaataacatttcCAATCATcagcaatttaatttttagttaaacatttaagaatttattaataaaatagctTGACAcaatgttataaattatttattgcgatataaagtataaatatcgtcttattaaaaaaaaaaaattaactctgAACCCTCAGTACTcagtgtgtgtgtatataccATATCGATCATTTGAATGTCGATAGAATCGAGCGAATCGAGTGATCGAGCTAGCGGGTAAGAGTAGTTCCGTTAGTCGTCGCTGTGGTCGCGGGAAAGGCGAAAACTTAAATCTGCTcacaatttatttactcaggcagacctgattaaacaaaacgatttacTCAATTCtaaatgtatatctatatagtagtaaaaataaaaacaatccTCACGGCGAATACTCATCTATActcaaaatttctttactCAAGCACAAAGACGACATCTATACTCAGTGACGACTATATTTAATGACAACTGTACTccactaaatttttgtaaacatCTCATCTATATTATGTTTACTCGAAGTCCTCTATATTCAAAGACATCTTTACTCAATATCCACAGATTGAAAAGATTGTCAATAATGAAGTAATTCATGGATAAGACTATTCGGAAAGTCGATAacaaagaaaatcaaaaaagtatttaaatattaaataaagaaaaattaatttttaaaataaaagttaaatgtttttatcatttttactttgaaaacgatataaaaaaaaatttaacaagagCGTTTTTGTTAAgcttttgatttaattataattaattagttatttataatttctcatGATGTATTGgtctgaaataaatgaaaaaaaaaattattgaaagaaaaaactaTTTCATAAATACATGTATCCTGAAACCATTTGGTCTGGGCGATAGTTGCTCATGTAACCTGGAACCATTTATGAGACTTATAAGTCTcaggttataaattaatttggtttagtatttatttttaattttaacaattattatttttttcttttatgtattaaatgtataaaatgtattaaggatttataagaaaatactttgGAGATCAGTTTAGaataatagattttgaaaAGAGATTCAAAACTGACAtagttattgataatttttataatggtACCAATTTTATAGTTACTTCGctattttattccaaagaaCTGAGATTTCagaaataatagtaaagttgtaggtctcccccatttgaaattgactaaagaatacatttctgtgagtcaccccgtgagaatcacctactttgtggcatgaatattatcttaaactcgacaacacataaaactcgaatttccatagcgatttcgcgattttattccaatgtaccaagatttcaa
The Microplitis mediator isolate UGA2020A chromosome 6, iyMicMedi2.1, whole genome shotgun sequence genome window above contains:
- the LOC130670009 gene encoding uncharacterized protein LOC130670009 isoform X2, producing MQNNKGGLSSSSSSSSSSLEELDKLRVGEKSGINSFRVKNLTDMPKKEENPFSFKHFLKKDSSSSSSYQHAGARPKVYTSRLNTTVNSVIADTVADTETDGIYARNPTELPDFVQDHLVIEQCYLNHQDAASGTQMISDIDNLPDFALNSVESRPLRHRNEIIKHDNNTGNLPFDLTTGNVDKRNRSDLDTTCNYRTFNHGSHGLHGLHGSSSGEGVREQINFPLDLPFAGPSDLNNIEIINSNEAIHSPGGDNGIIPKSLPDFLNDGPIRNRVVVPQPDNAATINNSESSHPPLHLEVEMLRHNLEIARRQNSEKNTRIQLLEAELASRRAVDYEETAHLEKAMEQVEDNLKRSTRRAVNAESAVTTLKQQIKELTTEISVLRIENRELKSAMGVGCSSRSIDGDKKILRLAGDLKEAASSAESYLRQLMSGVDNLKIIASTLENFDRIEDRTKDLLPDFDEDNAAGPAL
- the LOC130670009 gene encoding uncharacterized protein LOC130670009 isoform X1, producing the protein MQNNKGGLSSSSSSSSSSLEELDKLRVGEKSGINSFRVKNLTEDMPKKEENPFSFKHFLKKDSSSSSSYQHAGARPKVYTSRLNTTVNSVIADTVADTETDGIYARNPTELPDFVQDHLVIEQCYLNHQDAASGTQMISDIDNLPDFALNSVESRPLRHRNEIIKHDNNTGNLPFDLTTGNVDKRNRSDLDTTCNYRTFNHGSHGLHGLHGSSSGEGVREQINFPLDLPFAGPSDLNNIEIINSNEAIHSPGGDNGIIPKSLPDFLNDGPIRNRVVVPQPDNAATINNSESSHPPLHLEVEMLRHNLEIARRQNSEKNTRIQLLEAELASRRAVDYEETAHLEKAMEQVEDNLKRSTRRAVNAESAVTTLKQQIKELTTEISVLRIENRELKSAMGVGCSSRSIDGDKKILRLAGDLKEAASSAESYLRQLMSGVDNLKIIASTLENFDRIEDRTKDLLPDFDEDNAAGPAL
- the LOC130670010 gene encoding uncharacterized protein LOC130670010, which translates into the protein METIESNILSFVKIVCPPAEELSVIINNVRCNQCGLVFQNESRFRLHDLKVHQRKNLDKIVKDSIKYHCPEVSCIYSPTSQRYFTTMKYLKQHYLKVHAAKTFSCTQCDKSFSTEAAKAAHIRVCGLEFICSCFKNFTTYEALLTHAKRHSHLFDEKYKNLLKRASTKNLPAVQLSKMVQKKLPVYIRPYQESNQVIQESKGTKDTRDMAIQTDDFKKIKRTLSPSKANKRRESRQTQTNSLMKEKRNRKTVETQTSAASVRELKKLSTNKKLNLPKKDSQLNNNNNNNNNTFTNDDLFSESPLPLDGMQDLWQVRSLGTKIQDKNIIDDLYDNVTQTDMLPYYQEDSINQINIKNSLFSAATRISRSDPMLTEETLNDRFSSIETQTDRPYFDSIFDSDPPNYSRTYALSSNNETQTTQEFDDMKNLLYSNMCTQTCYDNTSHTETQTDLLNIFDELQ